The Candidatus Zixiibacteriota bacterium DNA segment TGGGTTATGTACTCAAGATCGCGAACGTCAACGAGGCCGGAACCAACCTGGAATTCCAGAATGAAATGCTCGATCGGATAGCAAAGAGTGATATATCTTCCTATTTCCCAACCGTTGTTCACTCGCAATCCGGCCAGATGATGCAAACGACAGAGGGGCGCGACCAAGAACAGCACTGGGTGCGTCTTCTCACCTTTCTTGATGGTCAGCCGTTGTCACAGATAAAGAACCGTGCTCCCGAACTCATTAGTTCGGTCGGTGATTTGTTGGGACGAATGGATAGTGTCCTGACAGGTTTTTCTCACCCTGCGGCCAGGCGAGAATTCTATTGGGATTTGGCCGGAGCGGTCGAGACGATCAAGTCGCTTCAATCGAATTTGCAGAGTCCCAGGAAAAAGGAACTGATTGATTACTATCTTTCATTGTACTCAGAGGTTGTGCGCCCACATCTGTCCCATCTTCGAAAAAGCGTCATTCACAACGACGCCAACGACAACAATATACTGACCGGGCTGGTAGAGGATAAAGCTACCGGTCTCAGCTTCAGGAGAACAACGGGCCTGATCGATTTTGGAGATGCCGTCTTCTCTCACACCATCAACAATCTGGCCGTGGCCGTTGCCTATGCTATGCTCGATGTTGATGACCCGCTTCATGATGCCGGCTTTCTGGTGGCCGGATACCATCAACGGATGCCGCTTGACGATTCGGAGTTCGCAGTTCTGTTCGTTTTGGCGTGTGTGCGTTTATGTCTCAGTGTTTCCATTTGTGCCTATCAGCAAAAACTGGAACCGGAGAATGAATATCTCAAAGTCAGCGAACAACCTGGCTGGGCTCTGCTTGAACGAGCTTGCAGGATAGGTCCCCACTTCGCAGGCTGCTATCTGCGTAATGCATGCGACTATCCACCCTGTCTCGAATCGGACGGGGCTGTAGGCTGGTTGAAACCATACTCCCGTCGTCGGGATGACAAATCGCACGATCGGATATTGAGTGAGCGAGAGAGTCTGATAGGTTCTTCGTTGAGTGTTGCTTACCGGGAGCCTTTGAAGATCGTGCGGGGATACCTTCAGTACCTCTGTGACGACAAGGGTCTCAGATACCTGGATGCCGTGAACAACGTACCGCATGTCGGTCACTGTCACCCTAAGGTCGTGGCGGCCGGACAAAAGCAGATGGCGCTGCTCAATACCAACACTCGTTACCTGCACGCTTACTTGACCGAGTACGCCGCTCGCTTGACGGCAACTTTGCCGGGTGACCTGTCGGTCTGTTACTTTGTTTGTTCCGGGTCGGAGGCTAACGAGTTGGCCATTCGCCTGGCCCAGGCTCACACCGGAGGGAGTGAGTTTGTAGTTATCGACGGCGCCTATCACGGCAACACCGGTCTCTTGGTCAACTTGAGTCCGTACAAGTTCGATGGACCCGGCGGCAGCGGTGCGCCCGGCTTTGTGCATAAGGTGCCAACACCTGACTGTTTTCGAGGAGAGTATCGTGGCCATGGAATCGATCTGGCCCGCAAGTATGCCGACCACATCAAAGATGAAGTAGCTGAGATTGTATCCGGTGGTAAAAAGACTGCAGCCATGCTGGCCGAGTCGGTGATGGGCTGCGCCGGCCAGATCGTCTTCCCCGATGGCTATCTAAAGGAGGCTTACGAACAGGTGAGAGCGGCCGGAGGTGTGTGCATTGCCGACGAAGTGCAGATTGGTTTTGGCCGAATCGGCTCACATTTCTGGGCCTTCGAAACTCAGGATGTAATTCCCGATATCGTTACTTTGGGAAAACCTATCGGCAATGGGCACCCGCTCGGCGCCGTTGTCACCACGCCCGAAATTGCGGCCTCGTTCGATAACGGCATGGAATACTTCAATACTTTCGGAGGTAACCCGGTGTCGTGCGCAATCGGCATGGCCGTCCTGGACGTCATCGAACAAGAACGCCTACAGGAAAACGCCCAGAAAGTCGGCAGCTATCTCAAGGAAAGATTGGCCGAACTCATGGATCGGTTCGAGGTCGTTGGTGATGTGCGTGGCCTGGGGTTGTTCATCGGCGTTGAATTGGTCGTTGATCGAGAGACCCTGAAACCGGCCACGTCACTGGCTGCGTTGGTGATTGAAAAAATGAAAGATGCGGGTGTTCTGCTCAGCAGCGACGGGCCGGATGAAAACGTGATAAAGATCAAACCTCCGATACTGTTCAACTATGACAACGCCGACCGCCTGGTTGATAGCCTGGCGAAAACCCTCGACGGCGCCTGCTGAGAATATAGCTCCGGGGTCGCGCCGTTGTGGCCGGCCGGCTCACCCGAACCTAACGGTGCGAACCGCTTACTGAAAAGTCACCACGACCGAGTCGCGCACGGAGACGTCATCCTCGGCGAATACAACCACCTCGTATGTTCCGGCCGTACCTATAAAGATCTCTGCCCAGGCGATGCCGAAGCTGTCAGATTGCACTTCACGCCGCAAGGCCGATACCTCGGAGCCATCAGCCAGGTTGCGTGTCAGGTAGGTAATCCGATTGCCCTCCGATGGCGTTCCGATGCCGGAGAAAAACTCAAGTTCGGCCGTAAGCAGTATCCGGTCGACACCGTTGGCGGTGGCCGTGAAGCGATCGGGGATCAACTGGATGCGCTCAGGTAGCGCCCTGGTAAAAGTAATCTCCTTTGTTTGAACGAAGCCGTCCATCTTCACTGCAATCGTGTTGACGCCGAATCGGGTGGTCGAAACCAGACTTACATCATCGCAGGAACCGGCGACACTAATAGACACCTGTCGACCTTGCTGATTGTCGTCGCTCTCCCCGCCACTGATGCGATAGAGTCCGAACTCGGTCGTCAGGGTCGCCGTGGAGCCTTCGGGCGTTTCGTCACCCAAACATATATGCACCACCGCATCGGAGACGCCGTCGGCAGGGATGCTGGTTGGTGTCACGTCGAAACTAAAAATCTCCGTCTCTGAAAGGGACTTGGGGTCTCTCAATGAACAGGAGGCAAGCGTTGCGGCGATGACGCACAAAACTGCGGTCATCCGCCATCGGTGTATTGATAGAGTGGTTTTCATAACTTTAGCAATCAATTGTTACCGCAATTCCGCTGACGTGGTTACAGCCCGACCGGGTTTGGCCCTGCACCATTACTTGCTCGAAATAGGTGTCCCCGGCCGGTTGACAGGCAATCGTTGCTTTCACGGCAAACGGGACAGCGACGTTCTCCGGTAGATCAAACCAGTCTGAGCACTTGCTGTCATTGGAGTTCGCGTCGCTAATCCGACATGCGTTGGTATTCGTGAGCGACGCGCAGACTTTACCCTCTGTTGCGTGATTCGCTTCCAGCGTACCGGTAATTGTGAAGCTAACTCCGCACGAGGTATTGTACTCCACTGGATTGACGGTCAGAGTCACTATCTTCTCTATAGCCGCGCCGTTTTGTCCATTAGGGGCCGTCACTTGTCACCTCCTTGAGTTTATTTAACAGGTCCGCATCAAAGTCAAGACTCAGCCACAGCGCTGCTTTCTCGGAGTCCCTGTTGCTGGCCAGCGGGTTGAGGCTGGGTTGCTTGAAGAACACAGCGCCAATGGTGATACCGAAGTTGGGGTTTATGTCATATCCAAGTCCGATTACGGGGAAAAAGCTGCCGAATGATTCGAGCTGCTGTCCGCGATAACGGAACTCGTTGGAGAGCAGTCCTCCCACCACCAGAGATATTCTCGAACGACCCGTGGGATAAGGGTCGGGGAGGGACCGGTCCACCAGTTCAAAAAGACGGAATTTCAGTGCGGTGTAGGTAGTCCCTTCGATCTCAGCGCTGCCGTGACCAGTCGAATTGAGTACGGCAAAACCGCCCCCGATTACGGTGCTGATGCGAAGTTTGTCGATCTCGGCCTTGGCTGCCGATGGGTCGGAGGTGACCAGTATCTTCGCCTCGGGGAGGTAATAGTCGTCCAAGAGACTTTGCAACTCAGTCCTAATCCCCGCCCGCTTCTGTTCGATGAGTTTCTCATAGTTTTCGATAGTCGTTTGATTTGGACGGGTTTGCTGCAGCTCAAGCTTCAGGTTATCCAACGTAAGCTTCAATGGCCCGTACAGTTTACCAATCCTTTTCAACTCGGTGTTTGTTGCCTGCAACGGCTGGCTCCCAAGCTGAACATCACCGTTCGCAGCCACCTCAGCACCGGTGAAGCTTCCGTATTGAATAGCTGATGCCGGAACGGCGCCAACAAGCTGCTCGGTCAATGCTAGCTCGATATTTGGCAACAAAGTTACAAGGGTGAACTTGAAATCATTCGTCTTGCCAAGTTCGGTTAGGCGATTCTCTACGGCCGAAGAGATGCGAACGAGGCTTCTGGGGTCTGTAGGCACTTTGATCAAGAACTGAAATGTGAACTCGAAATCGGCGTGGATCGGCGTCAGGGGACCTACGGCGATCTTGAATTCACTGTCCTTTTCGCTGCTTCGAATCCAATAGCCGCCGGGCGGCGTCTTGCCTGAGCCGCCAGCCTTCGACTTCCGCTCGATCTTCAGCACCACCGCATCCACCGGCCCGGCATACAAAGGGAGAACTCCCGTAATCTGGAACGGCTTGTTGTAAGGCACCGACGTTTTCGAAAAAGTGTGGCCGATCAACTTGATGGTCTGTAATTCATCCGCCCGTGGACGTTCAGACGGTAAGACAGAATAAAACAGCAGCGCTACCATAAGACTGCCGGCAAACCTTAGGTTCATAGTATTCTCCCATGATAGTGTTCAGTCGCATCCAGTGATTGCGTCCAGATCGCGTTCTTCTCAATCCTGCGGAGCACGGACGCTCTCGATACGAGCACGCTGCTGCGCTCAGACCTCAAAGTATAGAAATCGCCACCTGTTTGTCAATACTCTTTAGGGGACGAGAATCACGTCTATGTGAAGTGTCAGTGAAGACCCTGTTCCGTCCTTTATATCAGCTATTAGCTCCGCTACTCTGAGCCTTATACGAAACGATTGGATGATCCATTTGAAAGTGGATATAACAAGTACGTGGTCTGTCCACATTAGCACGCACTCCTTCCGGGCATACTCCCGACAGAACTCGCCGCTACCGTCGTCAACAAGATGCACAACACCACCAGAGGCATCAACAGCCGCGATCCGTACACCTTATGCAGAAATATACTAAGACATTCACGTTGGAGCTTTAGGGAAGGCTGGCTATATTCATAGTAGAACCTGATTCCCCGAGGCCACCGCCGTTTAATAACGGTCTGTCGCGCTTATTGACGTCCTGTCGCGTTCAATAACAGTCTGTCGTGTGCGAAACCAGGACACCATTCGGGGGCCGACTCGGGGAGGTTGAGCCAGATGAATGAATAAAACCAACCGCCAACTCTTTGAACAAGTAAAACTCGGGCACCAACCGGCCTGGAAAGAGTTGGTGGCACGATATGAACAGGCCGTGATGGGCGTGGCCATGCGGTGCGGTCTGGACAGAACCGACGCAGAAGATTGTGCGCAGATGAGCTGGCTGGCTCTCTACAGGAATCTCAACTCCATCCGTGACCCCGACAAGTTGGGTGGCTGGCTTATAAGAACCACCCGCCGAAACGGTGTGCGCATGGCCAAACGACTGGCCTTGACAAGCAAGTACGCAGAGTCGGACGGTGTGATGGAGATGGATCAGTATTCCAATGAAGAGGTGACCAAACTCGAACTACAGGTGCATCTTCAGTACGCTATCAACCAATTGGACGATCGTTGTCAGAAACTACTGCGAGCGCTATTCTTCTCAC contains these protein-coding regions:
- a CDS encoding aminotransferase class III-fold pyridoxal phosphate-dependent enzyme; this translates as MIPIRPRRPQFDSEAAEKLLSELYGLSGVVEELPSERDRNYRITTQTGVGYVLKIANVNEAGTNLEFQNEMLDRIAKSDISSYFPTVVHSQSGQMMQTTEGRDQEQHWVRLLTFLDGQPLSQIKNRAPELISSVGDLLGRMDSVLTGFSHPAARREFYWDLAGAVETIKSLQSNLQSPRKKELIDYYLSLYSEVVRPHLSHLRKSVIHNDANDNNILTGLVEDKATGLSFRRTTGLIDFGDAVFSHTINNLAVAVAYAMLDVDDPLHDAGFLVAGYHQRMPLDDSEFAVLFVLACVRLCLSVSICAYQQKLEPENEYLKVSEQPGWALLERACRIGPHFAGCYLRNACDYPPCLESDGAVGWLKPYSRRRDDKSHDRILSERESLIGSSLSVAYREPLKIVRGYLQYLCDDKGLRYLDAVNNVPHVGHCHPKVVAAGQKQMALLNTNTRYLHAYLTEYAARLTATLPGDLSVCYFVCSGSEANELAIRLAQAHTGGSEFVVIDGAYHGNTGLLVNLSPYKFDGPGGSGAPGFVHKVPTPDCFRGEYRGHGIDLARKYADHIKDEVAEIVSGGKKTAAMLAESVMGCAGQIVFPDGYLKEAYEQVRAAGGVCIADEVQIGFGRIGSHFWAFETQDVIPDIVTLGKPIGNGHPLGAVVTTPEIAASFDNGMEYFNTFGGNPVSCAIGMAVLDVIEQERLQENAQKVGSYLKERLAELMDRFEVVGDVRGLGLFIGVELVVDRETLKPATSLAALVIEKMKDAGVLLSSDGPDENVIKIKPPILFNYDNADRLVDSLAKTLDGAC
- a CDS encoding sigma-70 family RNA polymerase sigma factor — its product is MNKTNRQLFEQVKLGHQPAWKELVARYEQAVMGVAMRCGLDRTDAEDCAQMSWLALYRNLNSIRDPDKLGGWLIRTTRRNGVRMAKRLALTSKYAESDGVMEMDQYSNEEVTKLELQVHLQYAINQLDDRCQKLLRALFFSPKGDSYSEIARRLDISLNSIGPFRYRCLEKLRRILKECGFL